One Tomitella gaofuii DNA segment encodes these proteins:
- a CDS encoding DUF86 domain-containing protein, which yields MKSPRPYLQMVVAAASRVAEHLPASEDEFLRTQLVQDAVCMRLQEMGENLGKIRRQFPSFYADNGSERWQRLIGLRNVISRGYGELDMHVVWQIASVHLDPLTEDLRALLDPP from the coding sequence ATGAAGTCACCCCGTCCGTACTTGCAGATGGTGGTCGCGGCGGCAAGCCGGGTGGCAGAGCATCTTCCTGCCTCCGAGGACGAATTCCTCCGCACACAGCTCGTACAGGATGCCGTATGCATGCGCCTGCAGGAGATGGGCGAGAACCTCGGCAAGATCCGCCGCCAGTTCCCGAGCTTCTACGCGGACAACGGCTCTGAGAGATGGCAACGGTTAATCGGGCTACGCAACGTCATCTCGCGCGGTTACGGCGAACTCGACATGCACGTCGTCTGGCAGATCGCCTCAGTCCACCTGGATCCGTTGACCGAAGACCTCCGGGCCCTCCTCGACCCGCCCTGA